The Pyrenophora tritici-repentis strain M4 chromosome 2, whole genome shotgun sequence genome window below encodes:
- a CDS encoding AdhP, Zn-dependent alcohol dehydrogenase, giving the protein MPSFTVYKGSKDSKIVKAQTTKPDLQNDQVLIKVTASGLCGTDEHYKGADMALGHEGVGIVEDIGPNVQELKKGDRVGWGYEHNSCGRCDKCLTGRETYCEAREMYGEANLDQGSFASHAVWREAFLFKVPEELSDAEAAPLMCGGATVFNALHSYNVKPTDRVGVMGVGGLGHLAIQYAAKMGCDVVVFSGSDSKKEEAMSLGAKEFVAMKGKSEISVSRKVDALLVTTSVMPDWKMMLPVLNANATIFPMTVSFNDFSFPHMALLSQGITVQGSVVAARAVHRSMLAFSALHGIKPILMEFPLNEKGIEEAMNTLKDGKMRYRGVLKPE; this is encoded by the coding sequence ATGCCTTCTTTCACCGTCTACAAGGGCTCCAAGGACAGCAAGATCGTCAAGGCGCAAACTACCAAGCCGGATCTCCAGAACGACCAAGTTCTCATCAAGGTCACCGCCTCCGGTCTCTGCGGCACAGATGAGCACTACAAGGGAGCTGACATGGCGCTCGGCCACGAGGGCGTCGGCATCGTCGAGGACATTGGTCCCAACGTGCAAGAACTGAAAAAGGGGGACAGAGTAGGCTGGGGTTACGAGCACAACAGCTGTGGACGTTGCGACAAGTGCCTCACAGGCCGCGAAACCTACTGCGAGGCTCGCGAGATGTACGGCGAGGCCAACCTGGACCAAGGCAGCTTCGCCTCACACGCCGTCTGGCGCGAGGCCTTCCTCTTCAAAGTGCCTGAAGAGCTATCCGATGCCGAAGCCGCGCCTCTCATGTGCGGTGGTGCCACCGTCTTCAACGCCCTCCACAGCTACAACGTCAAGCCCACGGACCGCGTCGGTGTAATGGGTGTTGGTGGTCTGGGCCATCTCGCCATTCAGTACGCGGCCAAGATGGGCTGCGACGTCGTCGTCTTCTCCGGGTCCGACAGCAAGAAAGAGGAGGCCATGTCTCTAGGCGCAAAGGAgttcgtcgccatgaaggGCAAGTCTGAAATTAGCGTTTCTCGAAAGGTCGACGCCCTCCTCGTTACTACCTCTGTTATGCCAGACTGGAAGATGATGCTGCCCGTTCTCAACGCAAACGCTACCATTTTCCCCATGACCGTCAGCTTCAACGACTTCTCCTTCCCCCACATGGCTTTGCTCTCCCAGGGCATTACTGTTCAGGGTAGTGTTGTCGCAGCACGAGCCGTTCACAGGAGCATGTTGGCTTTCTCGGCTCTGCACGGTATCAAGCCCATCCTCATGGAGTTCCCATTGAATGAGAAGGGTATTGAGGAGGCGATGAACACACTGAAGGATGGAAAGATGAGGTACCGTGGTGTGCTTAAGCCCGAGTAG